GTGAATCAGGCGTGACCGGCAGACTATAGGCGAATATGGCAAAAATCACGGCACGATGCGCCGGTCAGCCATTGTAACGCTGGAACACGAGCGATGCGTTGGTTCCGCCAAATCCGAACGAGTTGGACACTGCGACATCGATCCGGCGCTCGCGCGGCTTGTGCGGCACGAGATCGATCGCCGTCGCCACAGACGGGTTGTCCAGATTGATGGTGGCGGGAGCGATGTTGTCGCGGATGGCGAGCACAGAGAAGATCGCCTCGGCTGCGCCGGCGGCGCCCAGAAGGTGCCCGATCGAAGATTTCGTCGACGACATCGAGATCTTCGACGCCGCATTTCCGACCAGCCGCTCGACAGCGCCGAGTTCGATCGTGTCGGCCATGGTCGAGGTGCCATGGGCGTTGATGTAATCGACGTCAGCCGGAACGATGTTCGCACGCTTGAGCGCCGCACTCATGCAGCGGAAGGCGCCGTCCCCGTCCTCGGAGGGTGCGGTGATGTGATAGGCGTCGCCCGTCAGGCCGTAGCCGACGACCTCGGCATAAATCTTGGCGCCGCGTGCCTTGGCATGCTCGAGCTCTTCGAGCACGACTACGCCGGCGCCCTCGCCCATCACGAAACCGTCGCGATCCTTGTCATAGGGCCGCGATGCGATTTCCGGGGTGTCGTTGCGCTCGGTGGAGAGCGCGCGGCAGGCTGCGAAGCCCGCCATCGACAGGCGGTCGATCGGCGATTCGGAACCGCCGGCCAGCATCACGTCGGCGTCGCCGAACATGATCAGCCGCGCCGCATCGCCGATGGCGTGTGCGCCGGTCGAGCAGGCCGTGACGACGGCGTGATTCGGGCCCTTCAGCCCGTGCCGGATCGACACCTGGCCCGAGACCAGATTGATTATGTTGCCGGGAATAAAGAAGGGGCTGATGCGGCGCGGGCCGCGTTCCTTCAGGATCAGGGCGTTCTCGGCAATGCCCGAGATGCCGCCGATGCCGGAACCGATCATCACGCCTGTGGCGTTGCGGTCGGCTTCCGTTTCGGGCTTCCAGCCGGAGTCCGCCAGCGCCTCATCCGCTGCGGCGATGCCGTAGAGGATGAAGTCGCCGATCTTGCGGAGTTCCTTGGGCTCGAGCACCGCCTCGGGATTGAACGTGCCGTTCGCGCCGTCGCCGCGCGGGATGACGTTCGCGATCTTGCACGGCAGATCGTCGACCTCGAACTCGGTAATCCGGCGGCAGGCGCTCTTGCCTGTCAGCAGTTCCCGCCAGCTATGCTCCGCCCCCATTCCGAAGGGCGAGAGGAGTCCGATACCAGTAACAACGACGCGTCTCATGACCGCCTTTCCTGAAAAAACGACGGCTGAGGCGGAAGGACTAGGCCGAAGCCTTGTCGATGTACTTGACCGCGTCGCCCACGGTCAGAATCGTCTCGGCCGCGTCGTCAGGAATCTCGACGCCGAATTCCTCTTCGAACGCCATCACGAGCTCGACCGTGTCCAGGCTGTCGGCGCCGAGATCATCGATGAAGCTCGCGGCTTCAGTGACCTTGTCCGCATCGACACCAAGGTGTTCGACAACGATCTTCTTCACGCGTTCTGCGGTGTCGCTCATATGGGCATCCTCGTCTAAAGAATTCGCTTACTTCGTTAGCGGCACGATTGCCACTGATCAAGGCTTAAGATGTTCCCTCAAAGGGGCGGTTTTTCCGGCAGTTCTGGGCCGGACGACCGCTTCGGAGGCCGCATTACACGAAATCCTCGGCCTGTCCAAGGCGAAAACCCGGCATTCCACGGCGTTCCCCAGTCAACTCTCCCCAGAGTCCGCTGTTCTCAGATCATCGCCATGCCGCCGTTGACGTGAATTGTCTGCCCCGTCACGTAGCCGGCCTCGTTCGAAGCCAGGAAGACGACGGCCGCGGCGACTTCGTCGCCCGTCCCCATGCGCTTCATGGGAATCGCGCCCATGATGGCTTCCTTCTGCTTGTCGTTCAGCTTGCCGGTCATCGCCGATTCGATGAAGCCCGGCGCAACGCAGTTCACCGTCACGTTGCGGGTGGCGATCTCCTGCGCCAGCGACTTGGAGAATCCTATCATGCCGGCCTTGGAGGCACAGTAGTTCGCCTGGCCAGGGTTGCCGGTCACGCCCACCACGGAGGTTATGTTGATGATGCGGCCATGCCGGCGGCGCATCATCGGGTGAGTCAGTTCGCGAGTCAGCCGGAATACGGCCGTCAGATTGACCTCGATAACCGAATCCCAGTCCGCATCGGACATGCGCACGAACAGGCCGTCCCTGGTGATGCCGGCGTTGTTGACCAGGATATCGACGCCTTCGAGATCGGCCTCGGCCTTCTGGCCTAGCGCCTTCACCTCATCCCGGTCGGAGAGATTCGCCGGAAACACCATCACGCGGTCCCCGAGCTCAGCGGCCAGCGCCTCGAGTTTTTCCACGCGAGTGCCGTGCAGACCGACGATTGCGCCCTGCGCGTGCAGCAGCCGCGCCACCGACTCGCCTATGCCGCCGGTGGCGCCGGTCACGAGGGCTTTGCGCCCGGTCAGATCAAGCATTGGTTTCTTTCCCTTGTTCCTAAGGACGTGGTCGGAGCGATCATCGACAAACGTTGTGCCGATTTCCCATCGCCACGCCCAGGATGACGTTTCTCTTGTCCGGGGCATCGCAGTTCACTCTGCAGTCGCCCACGCGATAACTCCAGAAGTCGGCCAGCGGCGCCAAAATCCCGCTTGCCCGGCATGCGGCGACGCCGTCTTTGAGTGTTGCTGACCTGAGCATATCGGATCGAAACGATCCCCGCGCTACAAGGATCTGCCCAACCTCACCCCAACGCCGCTGCCGCCGCCTCCACGTCGGCGGGCGTCGACACATTGGCCGTCGACACGTCCTTCGCGATGCGCTTGGCAAGTCCCGACAGCACCTTGCCGGAACCGATCTCGTAGAGCGTGGTCACGCCATTCGCGGCGAACCACTCCACCGTCTCGCGCCACCGGACGCGCCCGGTCACCTGCTCGACCAACCGCTTCACGATCTCGTCCGGATCGGTGACAGGATTGACAGAGACGTTGCAAACGACCGGCACGATCGGCGCGCGCTTCCCGACTTTTGCCAGCGCGTCGCGCATGGCGTCGGCCGCCGGTCCCATCAGTGCGGAGTGGAAGGGAGCCGAAACCTGCAGCATCAGCGCACGCTTGGCGCCCTTGTCGGTGCAAAGCCGTGCCGCCTCCTCTACCGCCGCCTTGGCGCCAGAGATGACCAATTGGCCGCCGCCGTTGTCGTTGGCAACCTGGCAGGGCCCGCCCGCCTCGCGACAGGCGTCCTCGACCGCCTGCTGCTCCAGCCCCAGGATGGCGGCCATGGCCCCCTCGCCCGCCGGCACGGCCTCCTGCATCGCGTTGCCGCGGATGCGGAGCAGCCGCGCCGTATCGGCCAGCGAAAACGTGCCCGCCGCGCACAGCGCCGAGTATTCCCCCAGCGAGTGGCCGGCGACGTACGCGACCTTGTCCTTGAGCGAAACGCCTTGCGCTTCCAGCGCCTGCAGCGCGGCCATCGAAACGGCCATCAGCCCAGGCTGGGCGTTGGCGGTGAGTGTCAGGCGGTCCTCAGGCCCCTCCCACATAACCTGCGACAGCTTCTCGCCGAGCGCATCGTCCACCTCGTCGAAAACGCGCCTCGCCTCCGGGAACGCCTCGGCCAACGCCTTGCCCATGCCGACTGACTGGCTGCCCTGACCGGGGAAAGTGAATGCAATTGACATCTCGGGCTCTCCCAAGGTTTTTCGGATGTTGCCGCCGTGTTGCGCATCGCCGCGCGACGAGTCAAGGCCGCCGGTGGGCGCGCCCCGGAACTTCGGGGGGCGCATCCACAGCCCGCATCCTGCTGCGGGATATCACATCACCATCGCCAGCAGGAACCGCACGCAGACGGTCAGGATGAAGAGGCCGAAGAGGATCTCCAGCTTCCGACGCGACATGGAATGGGCCAGATTGACGCCGATCTGCGTCGTCAGGAAAGCCGTGGGGATGACGAGCGCGCAGCCGAGAAGCGACACGAAGCCAAGCGCGTCGGGAGGCAACCCGGCGCGCCCCCAGCCGGCCGCCACATAGCCCAGCGCACCGGGGATGGAGATCAGCATGCCGACGCCCGAGGATGTCGCAACCGCCTGATGGATGGGGCGGCCATGCAGGGTGAGAACGAGCGTGGACAGCGCCCCTCCGCCGATGCCCATGAGCGCGGACAGGAGGCCGACCACCATACCGTAGAGGCGCAGGATGTTTCCCGACGGCAATTGCTCTGCCAGCCGCCACGACTCGCGCCCGAACAGCAGCTTGGTGACAGTGATGCCGCCCACGATCACGAAGGCTCCCTGAAACACGGCGGGCGTGGCGTAGCGGGCGATCACCGAACCCAGGAGTACGCCGAGAATGATGGGCACGGCCCATTTGCGCAGGATGCCGGTGTCGACCGCGCCCTTGCGGTAGTGGCCGCGAAAGGAGCGGAACGATGTCGGGATGATGATGGCGAGCGAGGTGCCCACGGCCAGCGGCATGCGCACCTCGTCCTCTATCCCAAGGACCCCGAACACCTCGAACAGCACCGGGACGGTGATGGCGCCGCCGCCTACCCCGAATAGCCCGGCCAGAATGCCGGTGACGGCTCCCCCGAAAACCAGCATGCCGGCCAGCCAGAGCAGCGTTTCCAGATCGATTCCGTCGATCACTGCGGTTCGCCGCCCTGCATCGGATCGCTGTTGGTTGCCGCCAGCACCTTGGCCTCATAGAGCTGCAGCGTCAGCTCATACTGAGCCACCAGGCGCTGCACGGCGAGGTCGGCATTCCCTTCGAGGGCGGCATCGGCGATCGCGCGGTGCTCCGCATCCGAGTCGCGACGCGGATAGGTATTGATGCCCGAAATGTAGCGATACCTTTCGGCCTGATCCATCAGCTCCTCACAGAAGCGCAACAGCCATCGGGAGCCGCAGTTCGCAATCAGCGCCCGGTGGAAGTGCCGGTGCCGGGCTTCCCAGTCGCTATTGTCGTCCTTGAGCGACACATCCTCGCCGAAGCGGAACGGGGTGCGCAGCAGGCGATGCAGCGAAAGAACAACGCCGTCCTCCCAAGCCTCCGTCCGATTGCGCACCGATTCCGCCAGCGCCTTGCCTTCCAGCCAGCAGCGCGTCTTCACCAGTTCGCGGAAGTGATCAAGCGAGAGCGCCGGAACCGAAAAGCCGCGCTGGTCAGCGCGATCGACCAGCCGCTCAGCGGCCAGACGGTTGAGCGCTTCCCGGACGGGATTGGTGCCGGCGCCGTATCTTTGCGCGACCGTCTCGATCAGCAGCTTCTCGCCCGGCCCGTAGAGACTCTGCAACAGGTCGCGCTTCAGCTGATGATAGACGAGCGTCGCGCTGGTGGCCTTTTCGGCGCCCCGGCGTCCCGAGCCGCCCCGTTCCCTCGACGATCCGGCGTCGTCGCCGGGTTCGCCCTGTACCAAGATCGGCATGGAAGTCAGTCACGCTCCAGTTGCTTCGATGTGAGGCTCATAGCGCTACGGCGGCCGTCAGCGGGCGTCAATCTGCGCCGCCGTCGAACGATGCCAGAATACCAGCCGGCGCTCTATCAGCACCACCAGCCAGAAGAGCGCGAAGCCCAGGAGGCTGAGGTAGAGGATCAGCGAGAAGACCCGCGGCGTCTGCAATTGCGACGCCGCAACCCGGATGAGCTCGCCAAAACCCTTGCCGCCGCCGAGAAATTCCGCGGTGATCGCGCCCGCCATGACACCGACAGCGGCAATCTTCAGCCCCGTGAAGATCTGGGGCAGGCCCGTCGGCACCTTCATCTTGAACAGCGTCTGCCAGCGCGATGCGCCCATCGTCTTGAACAGCATGCGGGCGTTCTCGTCGGCGGCGTGGATGCCGGCTGCCGTGCCGACCACGATGGGGAAGGTTGCGACAAAAGCCGCAAGCGCCACCTTGGAGCTGATGCCGAAGCCCAGCCAGGCGAGAAACAGCGGCGCGAAGGCAACCTTCGGCATGGTGTCGATGGCCACCAGATAGGGCAGCACCGCTCGCTCGCCGAAAGCCGTCTCACCGACCAGCACGCCCAGGCTGAAGCCGATCAGCGTAGCGAGTACGAAACCGAGCAGCACCTCCTGCGTCGTGATCCAGAAGGCCGTCAGCATGTAGCCGCCCGTCAGGAGATTGGCGCCGACCGTCAGGATGTCCTGCCAGGTTTCGGCGGGCGACGGCAGGATGATCGGCGACACGATCCTGAAGAAATGTATGCCCTGCCAAACGGCGAGGAACGTGATCAGCACGCCTGCGATCGCGACGGGGCGGGGAATGCGATCGATAAGCGGGACCTTTTCGGTCCAGACGGTATCGATTTCACCGGCGACATCGCTCATTTGAACGCCCCCTTGTCGAGCAAGGACCGAATGCGGTTGACGTAGGCCCCGAATGCCGGATCCACCATCATTTCCACCGTGCGCGGCCGCGGCAGGTCGATGTCGACGATCTCGACGATGCGGCCCGGCCTCGGCGACATGACGTAGATTTTGTCCGACAGGAACACCGCCTCCGGGATCGAATGGGTGATGAGGAAGGCGGTCGCGTTGCGCGCCATGCACACCCGCTGCAGCTCCAGGTTCATGAAGTCGCGCGACAGCTCGTCCAGCGCGCTGAACGGTTCGTCGAGCAGCAACACCTGCGGCCGCGTGATCAGCATCCGGCAGATCGCGGCGCGCTGCGCCATGCCGCCGGAAAGCTGATGCGAATAGACGCTGTCGAAACCTTTCAGGCCAACCAGCTCGAGCAACTCGCGCGCCTCGGCGTGGGTGTTCCGTGCGGCAGCGCGGCCGTCGCGGATTTCGATGGGAAGCACGATGTTCTCCAGCGTCGTGCGCCAAGGAAACAGCGTGGCCTGCTGGAACATCATGCCGATGTCCCGACGCGGCCCGGTGACGGGGGTGCCGTCAAGCACCACCCTGCCTGAGCTCGGCGGCGTCAGGCCGGCCATTATCTTGAGCAGGGTCGACTTGCCGCATCCCGACGGGCCGATCACCGAGGAGAAGCTGCCCTCGGCGAGTACGATGTCGGTCTTGCCCAGCGCCTCGATCTTGCCCTGTCCGTAGGTCTTGGTGACGCCCCGCAGCTCGTAGACCGGCCGCGCAGCGCGACCGGTCTCCTCGCGACGGTCGCCCATCGCCGCCTGTAACGTCATCTACTTGTTCCAGGTTTCCACGAACTCGTTCGTGTAGGCTTTGGTCAGGTCGTCCAGCGGCGCGGGGATCGACTTGGACTCGACCACGCTCTTGTGCCACTTTTCCCAGTCTTCGGGCGGCTGGTAGCCTGACGGGCGCGAGGCATCGAGCGGGGTCATGCGCTGCTTGACCGCTTCGAACACCGCCAGCGCGAACTTGCGATCTTCCGCCTCCTGCGGGTTGGCCACCGCAGCATGCTCGATCACCTTGTCGGTGTTGGCGGGATCGATGCCGAACTTGTAGCCCTTGACGATGGCGCGGCCGAATCCTTCGATCACCTTGGGGTTGGCCTCAATATAGGCGCGGTTCGCGGCGAAGCCGTTGGCGAAATAGCCCAAATATTCGTCAGGGGTGATCTCGCGCAGCGGAATGCCGCGGGATTCGATGATAACCATATCCACGACGGCCGCCGCATAGG
This portion of the Mesorhizobium shangrilense genome encodes:
- a CDS encoding acyl carrier protein, whose amino-acid sequence is MSDTAERVKKIVVEHLGVDADKVTEAASFIDDLGADSLDTVELVMAFEEEFGVEIPDDAAETILTVGDAVKYIDKASA
- the fabD gene encoding ACP S-malonyltransferase codes for the protein MSIAFTFPGQGSQSVGMGKALAEAFPEARRVFDEVDDALGEKLSQVMWEGPEDRLTLTANAQPGLMAVSMAALQALEAQGVSLKDKVAYVAGHSLGEYSALCAAGTFSLADTARLLRIRGNAMQEAVPAGEGAMAAILGLEQQAVEDACREAGGPCQVANDNGGGQLVISGAKAAVEEAARLCTDKGAKRALMLQVSAPFHSALMGPAADAMRDALAKVGKRAPIVPVVCNVSVNPVTDPDEIVKRLVEQVTGRVRWRETVEWFAANGVTTLYEIGSGKVLSGLAKRIAKDVSTANVSTPADVEAAAAALG
- a CDS encoding GntR family transcriptional regulator, producing the protein MPILVQGEPGDDAGSSRERGGSGRRGAEKATSATLVYHQLKRDLLQSLYGPGEKLLIETVAQRYGAGTNPVREALNRLAAERLVDRADQRGFSVPALSLDHFRELVKTRCWLEGKALAESVRNRTEAWEDGVVLSLHRLLRTPFRFGEDVSLKDDNSDWEARHRHFHRALIANCGSRWLLRFCEELMDQAERYRYISGINTYPRRDSDAEHRAIADAALEGNADLAVQRLVAQYELTLQLYEAKVLAATNSDPMQGGEPQ
- the fabG gene encoding 3-oxoacyl-[acyl-carrier-protein] reductase — its product is MLDLTGRKALVTGATGGIGESVARLLHAQGAIVGLHGTRVEKLEALAAELGDRVMVFPANLSDRDEVKALGQKAEADLEGVDILVNNAGITRDGLFVRMSDADWDSVIEVNLTAVFRLTRELTHPMMRRRHGRIINITSVVGVTGNPGQANYCASKAGMIGFSKSLAQEIATRNVTVNCVAPGFIESAMTGKLNDKQKEAIMGAIPMKRMGTGDEVAAAVVFLASNEAGYVTGQTIHVNGGMAMI
- the fabF gene encoding beta-ketoacyl-ACP synthase II is translated as MRRVVVTGIGLLSPFGMGAEHSWRELLTGKSACRRITEFEVDDLPCKIANVIPRGDGANGTFNPEAVLEPKELRKIGDFILYGIAAADEALADSGWKPETEADRNATGVMIGSGIGGISGIAENALILKERGPRRISPFFIPGNIINLVSGQVSIRHGLKGPNHAVVTACSTGAHAIGDAARLIMFGDADVMLAGGSESPIDRLSMAGFAACRALSTERNDTPEIASRPYDKDRDGFVMGEGAGVVVLEELEHAKARGAKIYAEVVGYGLTGDAYHITAPSEDGDGAFRCMSAALKRANIVPADVDYINAHGTSTMADTIELGAVERLVGNAASKISMSSTKSSIGHLLGAAGAAEAIFSVLAIRDNIAPATINLDNPSVATAIDLVPHKPRERRIDVAVSNSFGFGGTNASLVFQRYNG
- a CDS encoding sulfite exporter TauE/SafE family protein; translated protein: MIDGIDLETLLWLAGMLVFGGAVTGILAGLFGVGGGAITVPVLFEVFGVLGIEDEVRMPLAVGTSLAIIIPTSFRSFRGHYRKGAVDTGILRKWAVPIILGVLLGSVIARYATPAVFQGAFVIVGGITVTKLLFGRESWRLAEQLPSGNILRLYGMVVGLLSALMGIGGGALSTLVLTLHGRPIHQAVATSSGVGMLISIPGALGYVAAGWGRAGLPPDALGFVSLLGCALVIPTAFLTTQIGVNLAHSMSRRKLEILFGLFILTVCVRFLLAMVM
- a CDS encoding ABC transporter permease — protein: MSDVAGEIDTVWTEKVPLIDRIPRPVAIAGVLITFLAVWQGIHFFRIVSPIILPSPAETWQDILTVGANLLTGGYMLTAFWITTQEVLLGFVLATLIGFSLGVLVGETAFGERAVLPYLVAIDTMPKVAFAPLFLAWLGFGISSKVALAAFVATFPIVVGTAAGIHAADENARMLFKTMGASRWQTLFKMKVPTGLPQIFTGLKIAAVGVMAGAITAEFLGGGKGFGELIRVAASQLQTPRVFSLILYLSLLGFALFWLVVLIERRLVFWHRSTAAQIDAR
- a CDS encoding ABC transporter ATP-binding protein, coding for MTLQAAMGDRREETGRAARPVYELRGVTKTYGQGKIEALGKTDIVLAEGSFSSVIGPSGCGKSTLLKIMAGLTPPSSGRVVLDGTPVTGPRRDIGMMFQQATLFPWRTTLENIVLPIEIRDGRAAARNTHAEARELLELVGLKGFDSVYSHQLSGGMAQRAAICRMLITRPQVLLLDEPFSALDELSRDFMNLELQRVCMARNATAFLITHSIPEAVFLSDKIYVMSPRPGRIVEIVDIDLPRPRTVEMMVDPAFGAYVNRIRSLLDKGAFK